The Eubacterium sp. MSJ-33 genomic sequence AAGCAGGATAATAATTTTGATTATTTAAAGCAGGAATTGGACAAGAAAAAATCAAATGAGTTATGTTATGTTAATATTGGAAGAAATTCAGAAATACAATACACTCTAAAGTTTACAACAAAATTGTACGATTGGATGGAAAACTTTTTTTACGAATGTGATATTAAAACAGATACAGATACTTTTGTTGATATAGTTAACGGATACATAGCAAGAGATGAGAGTATGTATAAACAAATTTACGAAATGATTTCTTTCAAGGATGATAGCAGGGAAGATTTTGTTCATAAATTATTTATAGCGGCGTATAGTAATGATCAATTAGATATTTTAGAAGATAGATGGTTGAAAAGTGATATGAATAATTATGAAATGATGAAAGCATTGTTGGATAGTGATTCTTTTAGAGCGCAATTTGGGTTTTATACAGGAGAAGAGTAGTGATTAAAACTGTACCGACTTTTATAAAAAGGAATGCTGTTCGTGTCTTTATGATTTGTATTGGAATTTGGGCGTTGCTGACTACAGCTATGCGTAATCCGAATTATATGGAAATAGATAGCTATGTATTACCCATTGTTTCAATACAACATAGAGGAAGCATCATTATGCAACAGCAGGATATAGATCAGGCGAAAATTGATTTCCCGGATTTGTATTTTGGTGTAAATAATTATGATACTCTTCGTCTTAGCAGATTAAGAAAAATAGATGATAATCATTGGGTGTCCTTTTATTTCCCTGTTTATGCGATAGTATGTCTTCCGGTGAAACTGATTCTGACTTTTTTTAGATTGAATCAACAGCAGGCATTTACTTTAACAAATGCGGTATTTTTAATTTTTTCATTATATTTTGTAATAAGAAATTACAGAAAAAACAAAAATGAAGGATTGATTTGTGCAATCTTATTATGTTGCTGCCCTATTTTATACTATATTCAATATATTGGGGCCGAACCAATTATGTTTTCGATGGCAATTGTCGCATATATATTGTGGGAAAAGAAACAATATAAAACGGCTGCACTTATTATAAGCATAACAAGTATGACAAATCCTACTTTTTTGGGAATTGGATTTATAATGTTTTTTGAATATATTTATAGTAGGATGAAAGATAATAAATTATTCATAAAACAGAAACAGGAATTAAAAAATATGTTCTTGTTATGTTTATGTTATGTGCCATTTATAATTCCGTTTATTTTTAACATGGTTACATTACATACATTGAATCCTACAATGCCCAATATGCCCAAAATGGGAATGTTATTGCCGGCGTCAGGAGATACTGTTTGGAAACGTTTTCTTGCATATATATTTGACTGGAACTTAGGAGTACCGTCAATTTCTGTAGTTATGCTTATTTTGTTTTTTGCTGGAATCGTTTATTCCATAGTAAAAAAAGAAAAATTTATGGTTTTTCGATGGGCGTCAGTATTCCTTACTATTTTTTTGTTTTCCTTTATGGACCATATTAATTGTGGTATGTATGTCTGTGCAAGATATGTGTTATGGATATATCCGGGAATTGTATTTACTGTATGTGATTTTATTTTTAAAATATTCGGAGATGATAGAAAAAAATCATTTTTGATGATTGTATTTTGTTGTGCCAGCTATATATTTATGGATGGGATAAATGGGGGAGTGTATGATCAACTTGCTTTTAATAATACCTCAAGATTTATCTTAGATCATACACCGGCTTTATATTATAGTTGGTGTGATTCTACATTCAATACAAGAGCAAGTCATCTATGGCATGGAGGATACGATTTAGATACGATAGCAATTTATGCAGACAGTGAAACGGGTGATGTTCGAAAAATAATGATATTTAATACAGAGGAGAATAGAGAAAAGTTATATAATATATTAGAATCAGAACAGGATCCAGAATTATTAGATGTAAAACAGAAACTGTCTAAAAAGACAGAAAACAAAATTTGCTATATTAACTATAGTAGAAATTCGAAGATTCAATATAAGACTCAATATTCTGTGGCGTTGTATGTGTGGATGGACAGATTTCTTGATGCATGTGGAACTAATTTAGATATAGATTCATACATAGAGTTGGTACAAGGTGTCATAGATGGGGATGAGAATACATATAAAGATTTGTATAATATGCTTTCTTTTAAAACCGAAGATAAGGATAAATTCTTTCATGATGCTTTTATTGTTGTGTATGAAAATGATGTAACGGATGAGTGGAAACCAAGGAATTTGAATCAATATGATAATAACTATGAGATATTTAAGTGGATGATACAAGGAGATTCATTTAAATCTATGGTAGGGTTATATAAGTAACAGAATGAAGAAAAATATACGAAAGGAAAGATGATAGGTAGATTATCTTATCATGTATAAAATATGAAGGATTCGTTATATATTGTAATGCCAGCGTATAATGAGGAAGAAAATATTGAGGAAACAGTGAGAACATGGTATAAGGTTCTTGATAACAAAACAGAAGATTCTCGTTTGGTAATTGCTGATTATGGAAGTACGGATAAAACGCATGAAATACTTCAATTTATGAAGTCAAATGGCTATTCAAAACTAGAAGTATTACAGAATGATAAAAAATTTCATGGACCTAAAATCTTGGACTTATATAAATATGCAATAAATAATGATATAGACTATATTTTTCAGACAGATTCTGATGGGCAGACAAATCCAGATGAGTTTGACGCATTTTGGAAACTTAGAAATAATTATGATGGAATATTTGGTAATAGGACTATTCGTGGAGATGGACGCTATAGGGCATTTGTGGAGAAGGTTGTTTGCCTGCTTTTAAAAATATATTTTAATGTTAATGTTCCAGATGCAAACGCACCATTCCGATTAATGAAAACCAATATAGTAAAAAAATATATAGATAAAATGCCGTCAGATTATAATCTTCCCAATATCATGTTAGTTGTATTTTTTAGCTATTATCATGAAAAATTGATCTTTAAAACAATATCATTCAGACCAAGAAATGCAGGGAAAAATTCAATTAACATAAATAAAATAATTAAGATAGGTTGGAAATCATTAGGTGATTTTTCAAAATTTAAAAAAGAAATGAGAAAAAAAGATGACAAAAAAAACTAAATTAGATAAACCTAGTCAAAATCAGTTGTTATTGCTCTTTGGAATTATTATCATTTGTTCTTTTTTGGTATGGATATGTGCAATCATTATTTCTCCCGAAGGAATGCAAAGATCATTGTTTTTTTTAGAAATGAAAGACTTTTGGGCTGATGGAACGAATACAACGGGTTTAGCAAGTATAAGGAACCCTTATTTAGACGATTCAATTGGATTAGAAAATGCAGCATATCCTCCATTGGCATATGACTTATTTTATTTATTGGCGCATGCATCTAAGGCACCGAGTAATGGATATTTGGACTACTATTATCAACCTTTATGGACAATGATTTTTACCATCGCGATATATATGTCAGTATTATTGATATATATTGTAAATTCCAGACAATTTAATGATGGAAATAAGGGAGCAATACTAGCATGTGTAGCAATTTTATTATCAAGACCAATGTTATATACAATAGAAAGAGGTAATATTTTAATAATTGCAGTCGTAGCTATATGTGTGTTTATATATTATTATGATAGTGCTGATAAATTAAAAAAGGAAATTGCGATACTATGTTTGGCTATAGCAGCAGCTATTAAATTAACGCCGGCGTTGCTTGGAATATTGTTAATATATAAAAAAGATTGGAAAGCTGCAATGCGAACATTGATTTATGGCATTTTATTTTTTGTGGTTCCATTTTTCTTTTTGCAGGGCGGAATTCACAATTTGTCACAAATGTTAAAAAATGTGCAAGCGCATGTGGCTCATTATTCATATGTATCATCAGGCACAGGTTTAATAGAAAGTATAAATAAATATGGGAAAATGATATTTGGTGGTGGATGGTATATTAAGGGCGAAATAAGAATTTCAATTGAACTTATTAAAAATATTATTTGTATAGTCTTGTTATTAGGTGGATCTGTAATAAAGGAAAAGTGGAAAAAAGTTTTGAATGTTGTTGTGGTGTTGCTGATATATCCTTCTGTTTCAGGACAATATTGTTTATTGTATTTAATCCCTTTTACAGTTTTGTTTTTCAGACATACAGAAAGTGTAGATAATGTAAAAAGTACAGATTATATTATTACTGGATGTCTCATAATGGTTTATTTCATGTACCGGTGTTGGATATCAGAAATACTTGATTACAATTTTGCAATTCCTGTATTAAGTATAGTTGCTTTGTATTTTTCTATAAAAGAATTGAAGGGATTCTTAGGAGAGTATAACAAAGGTAGAATAGAACAAAACCAGGAGGATGTTGTAAAATGAACAATCAACTCACACAACTTATGAATAACAAAAATCTACAGGCATTGATTCTCACAGATGGTTACAACATTCATCATCTGTCTGGTTATCGTGGACATACAGGCGTGCTGACTGCATTTGGCAGGGAACAGTATATCCTGACCGACAGCCGTTATACAGAGCAGGTGGAGCTTGAAGCACCGGAATTTACATGTGTGGATATCGGACGGGAAGGATATTCTAAAACAGTGGCAGGGATGTTGAAGAAAGTCACTGCTGCAGATGGAACTTTGCGTGTCGGATTTGAGAACAAAGAGATTTCGTATATGCAGTATCAGGCGTTTGTTGATACCTTTGCGAAAGAATTGCCGGAAGTGCGTGTGGAGTTTGTGCCACTTGAGGATACGGTCAATGCGTACCGTGAAGTGAAGACAGAAGATGAGATTGCGAAGCTTGCGCGGGCGGAGCGAATCGGGGATGAGGCATTTACAGAGATTGTGAAGTTTATCCGTGAGAACTGGAAGGATGGGCTTACGGAGCAGCGCGTGGCATTGCAGCTTGAATATGAGATGCGGATGCGCGGGGCGGAAGGTACAAGTTTTGACACGATTGCGGCAAGTGGAAAAAACAGCAGTCTGCCACATGCTATGCCACAGCCAAAGATCCTGGAGGAAGGCGATTTCCTGACGATGGATTTTGGGTGTATGTATCAGGGATATTGTTCGGATATGACAAGAACGATACATATTGGTGAGAAAGTAGATTCTGAGCAGCAAAAAGTATATGATACGGTACTTCGGGCACAACTGGCAGCGTTAGCTGTAGTAAAACCGGGAATGGTTTGTTCGGATGTTGATAAATGTGCCCGTGATATCATTACAGAGGCAGGATATGGTGATTATTTCGGACATGGGCTTGGACATAGTGTTGGTTTGTTCATTCATGAGGAGCCACGTTTTTCTATGAAATGTGATGCTGTGTTAAAGCCGGGTGTTGTGATTACAGTGGAGCCGGGAATCTATCTGCCGGGAAGGTTTGGCGTACGTATCGAGGATATGATTGCAGTCACGGAGGATGGATATCGGAATCTGGCGTCGTCACCGAAGGAATTGATTTGTGTATAATTATTTTGAAAAAAGTATTGACAACTCCATACCTGCATGCTATAGTATGCAGGTATGTTGATGAAAGCAGAGTATCCACTCTCACCTTAGCGCAAGGGCGACTCGGGTAACTATAGTAAGAGTATGCATCACAGGATGCGGGTCATATAGATTTCTTATTATAATCATGTGTGGATAGTTTGTCTATCCACTTTTTTATTACCCGATTGTAGGAGGTGTATATTATTAGCGATTTAATGATTAACGAGCAGATTCGTGACAAAGAGGTGCGTGTTGTAAGCGAGACAGGGGAGCAGCTTGGTATTATGTCTTCCAAGGAAGCTCAGAAGCTTGCAGATGAGCAGGGTGTTGATTTGATTAAGATTGCACCAACTGCAAAACCACCGGTTTGCAAGATTATGGACTATGGTAAGTTCCGTTATGAGCAGACACGTCGTGAGAAGGAAGCAAAGAAGAAACAGAGAATCATTGATATAAAGGAAGTTCGTTTGTCACCTAATATTGATGATAACGACTTGAATACAAAGGCAAACATGGCAAGAAAATTCCTGACCAAGGGAGATAAGGTAAAAGTTACGCTTCGTTTCCGTGGTAGAGAGCTTGCACATACAGATAATGGTAAAGCAATCCTGGATTCCTTTGCCGAGATGCTTTCAGATGTTGCCGTTGTAGATAAGCCTGCAAAGTTTGAAGGCAGAAGTATGATCATGTTTTTAGCTGAAAAACGTTAAATTCATATAAATAAGAAATTACCATGCATATGCATGATTTTTAAGGAGGAAAAGAAATGCCAAAGTTAAAGACAAAAAGAGCAGCTGCAAAGCGTTTTAAGAAGACAGGAACAGGTGAGCTTAAGAGAAATAAGGCTTACAAGAGCCACATTCTTACTAAGAAGACTACAAAGAGAAAGAGAAATCTTAGAAAAGCAACTATGACTGATTCTACAAACAGCAAAGTTATGAAGAAGATTTTACCATATTTATAGGATATTAGGAGGAATGAACAATGGCAAGAATTAAAGGCGGCGTTGGCGCTAAGAAGAGACATAATAGAACATTAAAGCTCGCTAAAGGATACAAGGGAGCAAGATCAAAGCAGTACAGAGTAGCAAAGCAGTCAGTTATGAGAGCTTTGACATCTTCTTATGCTGGTAGAAAGCAGAGAAAGAGACAGTTCAGACAGCTTTGGATCGCTCGTATCAATGCAGCAGCCAGAATGAATGGACTTTCATACAGCAAGCTTATGCATGGACTTAAACTCGCAGGTGTAGATCTGAACAGAAAGATGCTTTCAGAGATGGCTATCAGCGATCCGGAAGGTTTCACAAAGGTTGTTGAGGTTGCTAAGAGCAAGCTTGCTTAGGATGTATTTCGCAATATTTTGCAGAAATTTACAAAAAGTCAAAAAAGTTGTTGACAAGTAACAACGAAGATGATAATATACTACTTGCGTTGAGCGTGAGCGAAACGCAAGAACATGCGGGAGTGCTGGAATTGGCAGACAGGCTAGACTAAGGATCTAGTGATGGCAACGTCGTGTGGGTTCAAGTCCCATCTCCCGCATTTTTTTATTTGTAGAAAATAAGCGGTTTCGAAGCATCTGAATTTCAATCAAATCCAAAAAGTAATCAAAAAGGGAATCAAGTGGTTTATGACAAGGAGATAAAAGTCATGGCAAAATCAAAGTCAAAGAAGTCAGATAATATAGATTATTGCAGAGGCGTTCGTGTGATGGATGTTGCAGCATATGTATTTTCATTGTTGGTGTTAGGTATTTACCCGCTGATCTATGATGATCAGTATTTTAATATAACTGTTACAAAGTATCATTTCTTTATGTATTCGGTCGGCATTTACTTAGCGCTTGCATTAATTGGCTATGTGGTGGAAGCCAACTTGAAAAATTACTACCGGTATGAGTCTTTGCTGGTGACAGATATAGGGAAGAAGCGGTTTGTGAGACCGGAATTTTATGCGATTATCTTCCTGATGGCGAACTTTTTTGCGTGGATCTGCGCGGATAATAAGAAGGATGCTTTTTATGGATTGCAGGGTAGAAGAATGGGGCTTTGTACCTATCTTGTGATTGTTGTGATGTTTGTTGTATTAGCACAGCGGTTCCGCCCGCAGATGATCGTCTTTTTGTTCTTTGCGGCGGCAAATGCATTTGCGTATGCGGTGGCAATCGGCCAGCATATGGAACATGACTTTTTGAACCTGCGAGATCGGATAGCGGAAAAGCAGTATACAAAGTTTATTTCTACGTTTGGAAATATCAATATGTATGCAAGCTTTCTGTCCATAGCGATTCCGGTGTTGCTGGCCGTGTTTATATTTTGTAAACATTGGGTTTACCGTGTGCTGTCTGGAATATTGCTGGTTGCGGCGGGGTGTAATATCTTAATCTCAAACAGCGATAGTGTATTTTTAGGAATATTTGCAGGAATTGTTGTATTGGTGATTCTTTCATTTTTACAGGGAAAACTGCGGTATTGCACATTTGCAGTCTTTTTATTATTCCTTGGAAATCTGGTGCTTGGGTTTATCAATAAATATGCACATACACGATATGATAAAAAGCGGGGCGGGCTTGCGATAGCCCTGAATCGGCTGGATATTGCATTTGTGTTTTGTGGTATTGCATTATTCGTGTGCGTGGCTGTGTGTATCTGTAATTGGAAGTTTGGCAGTAAGGTTGCGGCATGGAATAAAAAGAAGATTGTATTGATTGCCTGTGGTGTGTGTGTTGCACTCGGTATGGCTGCAATTATAGTCCTTGTGGTATCCGGTTCTTCTCTGTTGACATTTAATGACAAATGGGGTAGTTATCGTGGCTATATCTGGCGTAAAATAGTGGAAGTATATGGTGATGCACCGTTTGTGAATAAATTGTTCGGATATGGAAATGAATCGGTCCGTGTCACATTGCGGGAGGCATGTTACAATGAAATGGTACAGGTAACCGGTAAAGTCTATGATAATGCGCATAATGAATTATTGCAGTATCTGTTTACAACGGGCATTGTAGGATTATTGTCTTATCTCGCGTTTGTGGGTTCCGGTATTGTCTACATGTTTAAGCATGCAGAAGAGGATGCATGGATCTGTGTATGTCTGGCAGCAACGGTTGGTTACTTTGCCCAGAGTATCATTAATCTGAATCAGCCGATCACAACTCCGTTTTTCTTTGTATTTATGGCGATGGGAGTTGGAACAGTGAATTATTGCAGAAGGATAAAGGAGTTAGAAAAACGTGCTTGAATTTCTGGTTCATAAGTTCATAAAAGATGCAGATGCAATCGATCAGCCGGAGGTGAGGAAACGGTATGGATTTTTCTCATCTATCGTTGGGATTATCTGTAATATCATTCTGTTTGCGGGCAAACTTGCAATCGGATTGATTGTGGGTTCAATATCGATCGTATCGGATGGTGTGAACAATTTATCGGATTGCGCAACCTGTATCGTGACAATGTTTGGGTATAAGATGGCAGCAAAACCGGCAGATCGGGATCATCCGTTTGGACATGGACGCATGGAGTACCTGACATCTCTGATTATTGCAGCGGCAATCCTTGCGGTTGGTTTTGAATTATTGCGAAGTTCTTTTCAGAAGGTGCTGCATCCGGAGCGTGTGACGTTTTCCTTTGTTGCCCTTTTTGTTCTGGTGTTTTCCATATTGATGAAAGTTGGAATGGGATTCATGAATCGGAAACTTGGAATGAAACTTTCTTCTTCGATTATGCTTGCTACATCGAAAGACAGCTTCAGTGACGTGTTTGCGACACTGGCAACTGTGATTGCGCTTGTGATGTCTGCATTTTCGGATCTCCCGGTGGATGGTATTATGGGAATTGTTGTCTCTGTGATGATTATGATTTCAGGTTTTGGTATTGTAAAGGATACGGTGGATCAGCTGCTTGGACAGCCGGCAGATGAGAAATTGGTTGAGAAGATAAGGGAACTTGTGATGGAAAATATGTTCTGCCATGGGATGCATGACCTGATTATTCACAGCTATGGACCCGGAAACCTGATCGGCAGTGTGCATGTGGAAGTAGACTGTCATGAGAATATCATGGAGATTCATGATGCGATTGATGAGTTAGAGCGGAATATCTATAATGAATTGCAGGTGCATATGACGATTCATATGGATCCGATTGATTATAATGATGAAAAAACGAATGTTTGCCGTGATATGATGTCGGAGATTCTGCGGGAGATTGATAAAGGGCTTACGATGCATGATTTCCGGATTGTATCGGGACCAACACATACGAATCTGATCTTTGATGTGCTCGTGCCATATGAATGTGAGAAAACAGAAGCGCAGATTAAATCGGAGATTCAGAAGAAGCTTGCACAGATGCCGGATACATATTACACGGTAATCACGTTTGACAAAGGATATTGTTGACAAACAGAAAGTATTCATATATAATTTTTTTATCATTGTGAATGATAGCAAAGGCGTGGAAGAGAACAAGTAGTGTTTGCGAGCAGCTGCCACAGAAAGCAGCCGGTTGATGAGAGGCGCGGTAAGTCGGAAACATGAATACATCTCGGAGCTTCTCCCTGAACATTTATCAAGTAGGGGTAGACGGATTGGCACACGTTACAGTGGCTGAAGTATTGACATCGATACTTGCAAAGGCGTTTATCGTGAGGTAAGCGTGAAATAAGGTGGTAACACGGAGTATACTTCGTCCTTATATTTTTATAAGGGCGTTTTTTAATGCCCAAAAAAGAAAATATATTTTGGAGGAAAGAAAAATGACATTGTACGAAGAACTTGTAGCAAGAGGTTTGATTGCACAGGTAACAAACGAAGAGGAGATCAGCCGACTGATCAATGAAGGAAAGGCAACGTTCTATATTGGGTTTGATCCGACCGCAGACAGCCTGCATGTAGGACATTTCATGGCACTTTGCCTGATGAAGCGTCTGCAGATGGGTGGCAATAAGCCAATCGCCCTGATCGGTGGTGGTACTGCGATGATCGGTGATCCATCCGGCAGAACGGATATGCGTCAGATGATGACAAAGGAGACGATTCAGCATAACTGTGACTGCTTTAAGAAGCAGATGAGTCGTTTTATTGATTTCTCAGAAGGCAAGGCTATGATGGTAAATAATGCCGACTGGCTGCTTGATCTGAATTATGTAGAGGTACTGCGTGAGGTTGGTGCACATTTCTCTGTCAATCGTATGTTGACCGCTGAGTGCTACAAACAGCGTATGGAGAAGGGACTGAGCTTCCTGGAGTTTAACTACATGATCATGCAGAGTTACGATTTCTATGCATTGTTCCAGAAGTACGGCTGTAACCTGCAGTTTGGTGGCGATGATCAGTGGTCCAACATGCTTGGTGGTACAGAATTGATCCGTAGAAAGCTTGGCAAAGATGCACATGCGATGACGATCACATTGCTCTTGAATTCTGAGGGTAAGAAGATGGGTAAGACACAGAAGGGTGCTGTATGGCTTGATCCGAACAAGACAACACCTTATGAGTTCTTCCAGTACTGGAGAAATGTTGATGATGCAGATGTTATTAAATGTCTCAAGATGCTCACATTCCTTCCATTGGAGCAGATTCAGGAGATGGAACATTGGGAAGGCAGTGAGCTGAACAAGGCAAAGGAGATT encodes the following:
- a CDS encoding glycosyltransferase family 2 protein, which produces MKDSLYIVMPAYNEEENIEETVRTWYKVLDNKTEDSRLVIADYGSTDKTHEILQFMKSNGYSKLEVLQNDKKFHGPKILDLYKYAINNDIDYIFQTDSDGQTNPDEFDAFWKLRNNYDGIFGNRTIRGDGRYRAFVEKVVCLLLKIYFNVNVPDANAPFRLMKTNIVKKYIDKMPSDYNLPNIMLVVFFSYYHEKLIFKTISFRPRNAGKNSININKIIKIGWKSLGDFSKFKKEMRKKDDKKN
- a CDS encoding glycosyltransferase 87 family protein — its product is MTKKTKLDKPSQNQLLLLFGIIIICSFLVWICAIIISPEGMQRSLFFLEMKDFWADGTNTTGLASIRNPYLDDSIGLENAAYPPLAYDLFYLLAHASKAPSNGYLDYYYQPLWTMIFTIAIYMSVLLIYIVNSRQFNDGNKGAILACVAILLSRPMLYTIERGNILIIAVVAICVFIYYYDSADKLKKEIAILCLAIAAAIKLTPALLGILLIYKKDWKAAMRTLIYGILFFVVPFFFLQGGIHNLSQMLKNVQAHVAHYSYVSSGTGLIESINKYGKMIFGGGWYIKGEIRISIELIKNIICIVLLLGGSVIKEKWKKVLNVVVVLLIYPSVSGQYCLLYLIPFTVLFFRHTESVDNVKSTDYIITGCLIMVYFMYRCWISEILDYNFAIPVLSIVALYFSIKELKGFLGEYNKGRIEQNQEDVVK
- a CDS encoding aminopeptidase P family protein → MNNKNLQALILTDGYNIHHLSGYRGHTGVLTAFGREQYILTDSRYTEQVELEAPEFTCVDIGREGYSKTVAGMLKKVTAADGTLRVGFENKEISYMQYQAFVDTFAKELPEVRVEFVPLEDTVNAYREVKTEDEIAKLARAERIGDEAFTEIVKFIRENWKDGLTEQRVALQLEYEMRMRGAEGTSFDTIAASGKNSSLPHAMPQPKILEEGDFLTMDFGCMYQGYCSDMTRTIHIGEKVDSEQQKVYDTVLRAQLAALAVVKPGMVCSDVDKCARDIITEAGYGDYFGHGLGHSVGLFIHEEPRFSMKCDAVLKPGVVITVEPGIYLPGRFGVRIEDMIAVTEDGYRNLASSPKELICV
- the infC gene encoding translation initiation factor IF-3, translating into MINEQIRDKEVRVVSETGEQLGIMSSKEAQKLADEQGVDLIKIAPTAKPPVCKIMDYGKFRYEQTRREKEAKKKQRIIDIKEVRLSPNIDDNDLNTKANMARKFLTKGDKVKVTLRFRGRELAHTDNGKAILDSFAEMLSDVAVVDKPAKFEGRSMIMFLAEKR
- the rpmI gene encoding 50S ribosomal protein L35; this translates as MPKLKTKRAAAKRFKKTGTGELKRNKAYKSHILTKKTTKRKRNLRKATMTDSTNSKVMKKILPYL
- the rplT gene encoding 50S ribosomal protein L20 → MARIKGGVGAKKRHNRTLKLAKGYKGARSKQYRVAKQSVMRALTSSYAGRKQRKRQFRQLWIARINAAARMNGLSYSKLMHGLKLAGVDLNRKMLSEMAISDPEGFTKVVEVAKSKLA
- a CDS encoding O-antigen ligase family protein, yielding MAKSKSKKSDNIDYCRGVRVMDVAAYVFSLLVLGIYPLIYDDQYFNITVTKYHFFMYSVGIYLALALIGYVVEANLKNYYRYESLLVTDIGKKRFVRPEFYAIIFLMANFFAWICADNKKDAFYGLQGRRMGLCTYLVIVVMFVVLAQRFRPQMIVFLFFAAANAFAYAVAIGQHMEHDFLNLRDRIAEKQYTKFISTFGNINMYASFLSIAIPVLLAVFIFCKHWVYRVLSGILLVAAGCNILISNSDSVFLGIFAGIVVLVILSFLQGKLRYCTFAVFLLFLGNLVLGFINKYAHTRYDKKRGGLAIALNRLDIAFVFCGIALFVCVAVCICNWKFGSKVAAWNKKKIVLIACGVCVALGMAAIIVLVVSGSSLLTFNDKWGSYRGYIWRKIVEVYGDAPFVNKLFGYGNESVRVTLREACYNEMVQVTGKVYDNAHNELLQYLFTTGIVGLLSYLAFVGSGIVYMFKHAEEDAWICVCLAATVGYFAQSIINLNQPITTPFFFVFMAMGVGTVNYCRRIKELEKRA
- a CDS encoding cation diffusion facilitator family transporter → MLEFLVHKFIKDADAIDQPEVRKRYGFFSSIVGIICNIILFAGKLAIGLIVGSISIVSDGVNNLSDCATCIVTMFGYKMAAKPADRDHPFGHGRMEYLTSLIIAAAILAVGFELLRSSFQKVLHPERVTFSFVALFVLVFSILMKVGMGFMNRKLGMKLSSSIMLATSKDSFSDVFATLATVIALVMSAFSDLPVDGIMGIVVSVMIMISGFGIVKDTVDQLLGQPADEKLVEKIRELVMENMFCHGMHDLIIHSYGPGNLIGSVHVEVDCHENIMEIHDAIDELERNIYNELQVHMTIHMDPIDYNDEKTNVCRDMMSEILREIDKGLTMHDFRIVSGPTHTNLIFDVLVPYECEKTEAQIKSEIQKKLAQMPDTYYTVITFDKGYC
- the tyrS gene encoding tyrosine--tRNA ligase translates to MTLYEELVARGLIAQVTNEEEISRLINEGKATFYIGFDPTADSLHVGHFMALCLMKRLQMGGNKPIALIGGGTAMIGDPSGRTDMRQMMTKETIQHNCDCFKKQMSRFIDFSEGKAMMVNNADWLLDLNYVEVLREVGAHFSVNRMLTAECYKQRMEKGLSFLEFNYMIMQSYDFYALFQKYGCNLQFGGDDQWSNMLGGTELIRRKLGKDAHAMTITLLLNSEGKKMGKTQKGAVWLDPNKTTPYEFFQYWRNVDDADVIKCLKMLTFLPLEQIQEMEHWEGSELNKAKEILAYELTALVHGEEEAKKALDAAKNIFGGGNTENMPVAEITADIFNDGQADLMSIIVQAGLAASKSEARRAIEQGGVSVNGEKITDVKKMFTPDDFAEEFVLKKGKKNFRKVVYKA